Proteins from one Terriglobus tenax genomic window:
- a CDS encoding c-type cytochrome domain-containing protein, translating to MRPALLWGGALLSFAALLAGCEKPMTPEDVTYRSTGNLYVDRVQPILQARCYRCHAGLNRESGLRVDSRAYMLKGGKHGTALVPGDPEKSLLIQLVRHEGPKDDPMPMPNRRGKLPEQEIRDLERWVKEGANE from the coding sequence ATGCGACCTGCACTGCTTTGGGGCGGAGCCCTGCTGTCCTTTGCCGCACTTCTGGCCGGCTGCGAGAAGCCGATGACTCCCGAGGATGTGACCTACAGGTCCACCGGCAACCTGTATGTGGATCGCGTCCAGCCGATTCTGCAGGCCCGCTGCTACCGCTGCCATGCCGGACTTAACCGCGAGAGCGGCCTGCGCGTGGACAGCCGCGCCTACATGCTGAAGGGCGGAAAACACGGTACGGCGCTGGTTCCGGGCGACCCGGAAAAGAGCCTGCTGATCCAGCTGGTGCGCCATGAAGGGCCGAAGGACGACCCAATGCCCATGCCCAACCGCCGCGGCAAGCTGCCGGAACAGGAGATTCGCGACCTGGAGCGGTGGGTGAAGGAAGGCGCCAACGAATAA
- a CDS encoding DUF5715 family protein has translation MRRLGFTLLLVALATGPTQAMQAKKPVKKSAAGQPAVRKATRPPASTSRKPAPALAATAKRSGRSAVDDAGNRAAESAASERVHAWMRDHHEVIADDAPVAKPVRKPAAATGTSTAAKASSTKDDAQKATTEDFLKAAEQRRSLEEKQPQETGDTPAPADDVRPSPKSEAAPPQPAPGKAVVAEDKPAPQPAAPAKSKLNLARPEPPKPSTQRTEPAKIVTAAAPPTAAPTAKPAIEEKAASELPAPPVLAVKRTELVEEDETIGSGKLPQPRLTFRRGRLVVPAPLLGSHAILVRQNVVADRYGLERVQDDNDLERMRKSKDLIALPDTKMMQVDDRLAVNRRYARPWAVKFLNDLGRAHYDHFHGALQVNSAVRTVEFQHRLIRTNGNAAPAEGDTASPHLTGQAVDIAKHGLSMTEIAWLRAYLLPLVQEGKIDVEEEFQQACFHISIYKNYMPEPKTKAKPKSRVPKALATAVP, from the coding sequence ATGCGTCGCCTTGGATTCACGCTTCTGCTCGTCGCTCTTGCCACCGGCCCAACCCAGGCCATGCAAGCGAAGAAGCCTGTGAAAAAATCCGCCGCCGGACAGCCTGCGGTACGCAAGGCCACCCGTCCGCCTGCATCCACCAGCAGGAAACCGGCTCCAGCTCTCGCGGCAACCGCGAAGCGGAGCGGCCGTTCCGCTGTGGACGACGCAGGCAACCGCGCGGCTGAATCAGCCGCGTCCGAGCGTGTCCATGCCTGGATGCGCGACCACCACGAGGTCATCGCCGACGACGCGCCGGTCGCAAAGCCTGTTCGCAAGCCCGCGGCGGCTACCGGAACGTCGACAGCCGCCAAGGCATCCTCCACAAAAGATGACGCCCAGAAGGCGACCACCGAGGACTTCCTGAAGGCCGCCGAACAGCGCAGGTCCCTGGAAGAGAAGCAGCCGCAGGAGACCGGGGACACGCCCGCTCCGGCTGACGATGTCAGGCCGTCGCCAAAGTCCGAAGCCGCACCTCCACAGCCTGCACCAGGCAAGGCTGTCGTAGCAGAAGACAAGCCGGCACCGCAGCCGGCCGCTCCGGCAAAGTCGAAGCTGAACCTCGCCCGGCCTGAACCGCCCAAGCCTTCTACCCAGAGGACAGAGCCCGCAAAAATTGTTACCGCCGCGGCACCCCCAACGGCTGCTCCCACCGCCAAACCCGCGATTGAAGAGAAGGCTGCCTCGGAGCTGCCCGCGCCCCCGGTGCTTGCCGTCAAGCGCACTGAGCTGGTGGAAGAAGACGAGACGATTGGCAGCGGCAAGCTGCCCCAGCCCAGGCTCACCTTCCGCCGCGGACGCCTGGTTGTGCCCGCTCCGCTGCTTGGCTCCCACGCCATCCTCGTCCGGCAGAACGTCGTAGCCGACCGCTATGGTCTGGAGCGTGTGCAGGACGATAACGACCTGGAGCGCATGCGCAAATCCAAAGACCTGATCGCGTTGCCGGACACGAAGATGATGCAGGTCGACGACCGCCTGGCCGTGAATCGCCGCTATGCCCGCCCATGGGCCGTCAAGTTCCTCAATGACCTGGGCCGTGCGCACTATGACCACTTCCACGGCGCTCTTCAGGTCAACTCCGCCGTACGTACCGTCGAGTTTCAGCACCGCCTGATCCGCACCAACGGCAATGCTGCACCGGCGGAAGGCGACACCGCCTCGCCGCACCTGACCGGTCAGGCCGTTGACATCGCCAAGCATGGCCTCTCCATGACGGAGATTGCATGGCTGCGCGCCTATCTGCTGCCGCTGGTGCAGGAGGGCAAGATCGACGTGGAAGAAGAGTTCCAGCAGGCCTGCTTCCACATCAGCATCTACAAAAACTACATGCCGGAACCGAAGACCAAGGCAAAGCCGAAGTCCCGCGTCCCCAAGGCGCTCGCAACCGCGGTTCCGTAA